The region TGATCTTCAGGGTTCTGGGCGATCTCAATGGTTCGATATTCGCAAGCGACATTGTCTGGCTCGCAAACGAAGGGATCACTAAGGGCTGTAACCCGCCAGCGAACGACCAGTTCTGCCCGACGGACCAGGTGACCCGTGAGCAGATGGCTGCGTTCTTGGTCAGGGCGCTCGGACTCACCGATGATGGCGGCGGAAACAAATTCACTGACGACGACGGCTCCATCTTCGAACTTGATATTGCGAAGCTCGCCGCTGCGGGGATCACCAAGGGTTGTAACCCGCCGACAAACAACCAGTTCTGTCCCAACGACAAGGTCACCCGTGCGCAGATGGCTGCGTTTTTGGTCAGGGCGCTTGGGCTCACCGATGATGGCGGCGGCAACAAGTTTAACGATGACGACGGCTCCATCTTCGAACTTGACATAGCAAAGCTTGCTGCGGCGGGGATCACCAAGGGTTGTAACCCGCCGACAAACGACCAGTTCTGTCCCGACAACATTGTGACTCGTGAACAGATGGCTGCGTTCCTGCGTCGTGCTCTTGACAAATGACAATAGTCCCTGCCGACGCAGTTCTCGCTAGCGCCAGAGCGTGGATCGACGGCGACCCTGATCCCGTAACCCGTGCCGAAATGCAGAGTCTGATCGACGCGGGCGCGGTTGCAGAAATCGCCGAACGGATGGACGGAACGATCACGTTCGGAACCGCAGGGCTGCGCGGACGCGTCGAAGCGGGTTCGAATCGGATGAACCGGGCGACCGTCATCCGTGTCACGAGAGGTCTCGCCGACTATCTCATTGGCCGAGATGGGGACAATTCCGACGCGCCGGTTGTCGTCGGCTACGACGCCCGTCTGTCGAGTAGACAATTCGTTGAAGACACGGTTGGTGTGCTCGCAGCCGCCGGCCTGCCCGTCGTGATGTTCGACGAGTTTGTGCCGACGCCGCTCGTTGCTTACGCCGCCCTCGCCTACGGGGCGCGGGCCGCAATCGTGGTTACGGCAAGCCACAATCCCCCGCAGGACAACGGATACAAGGTGTTCGACAGCAACGGTGCGCAGATCGTGCAGCCCGTCGATCGGCTGATCGCAGACGCTGCCGATGCCGCTCCACCGGCCAACCAGATCGAAATTGCGGACCTCGATCACGCGGGCATCTCTGTGGCCCCGATGTCGATATTCGACGACTACCTAAACGACCTCGCCGACATTCGCACTCCCTTGGACGCCGCGCCCGACGTCACCATTGCATACTCTGCAATGCACGGTGTCGGTGGTGCCTTCATTGTGAAGGCACTGCGACATTTCGGCTATTCCGACGTTCACGTCGTTGCCGAGCAGTTTGAGCCCGACGGCAGATTCCCGACACTTCCATTTCCAAATCCTGAAGAACCCGGTGCGATGGATCTCCTGCTTGCGCTCGCTGAAACGTGCAGCGCAGACGTGGCGTTGGCGAACGATCCTGACGCCGATCGGCTGGCGGTCGCAATACACGACGGCGCACGCTGGACACCTCTGACC is a window of Acidobacteriota bacterium DNA encoding:
- a CDS encoding phospho-sugar mutase, whose amino-acid sequence is MTIVPADAVLASARAWIDGDPDPVTRAEMQSLIDAGAVAEIAERMDGTITFGTAGLRGRVEAGSNRMNRATVIRVTRGLADYLIGRDGDNSDAPVVVGYDARLSSRQFVEDTVGVLAAAGLPVVMFDEFVPTPLVAYAALAYGARAAIVVTASHNPPQDNGYKVFDSNGAQIVQPVDRLIADAADAAPPANQIEIADLDHAGISVAPMSIFDDYLNDLADIRTPLDAAPDVTIAYSAMHGVGGAFIVKALRHFGYSDVHVVAEQFEPDGRFPTLPFPNPEEPGAMDLLLALAETCSADVALANDPDADRLAVAIHDGARWTPLTGNQIGWILGEYLLSHRQIRNPFVGMSIVSSPLLRTIAKKRGTQLHTTLTGFKWIWNAALDIGSLKGSPFLFGYEEALGYSVGPAVRDKDGLSAAVVMVDLVARLKATGETLHSYLVTLGETYGRWVSVQRSVKRPGADGAEVIAAAMDQLRRSTPREVGGIAVVGSEDFMTGADQRPRYLPSSNLIELSLGNRGRVLVRPSGTEPKLKIYVDLAVASAETLEVAEETAKVVAEELVGHIGLG